A stretch of Episyrphus balteatus chromosome 2, idEpiBalt1.1, whole genome shotgun sequence DNA encodes these proteins:
- the LOC129911803 gene encoding proton-coupled amino acid transporter-like protein pathetic yields the protein MANVEQGSKGFDPFAENLIMEHSMTDGQTLTHLLKAALGTGILSMPIAFMYSGLFMGIFTTILTAIICTHCAYVLVKCAHRLYYAEQRSQMTFAEVSERAFLRGPKWAQSCAVCMRFLILFALFLTYFGTCSVYTVIVAKNIQQVLEHWTGQLLNDRVLIASLLIPCILLTWVPDLKRLAPISMVANIFVASGLAITCYYLLVEIQPIEDRKFMKFETLPAFFAITIFALEAIGVMLPLSNSMRTPTHFLGPFGILTQGMLGVTLLCIVIGFLGYWRYGEDTAETITLNLPVDELPAQLVNLLIALAMFCTFGLQFTVCLEITWNGVKKYMLNGSLLGNYIVRTILVVAAVGLAVAVPSIAPFMGLIGAFCFSILGLIMPVVIEIIMNLETGFGKFNWIIWKNILILFFGIFALIFGSKSAINDIMKLYE from the exons ATGGCGAATGTCGAACAAGGAAGCAAAGGCTTTGATCCATTTGCAGAAAATTTGATCATGGAACATTCAATGAc tgACGGACAAACTCTTACGCACTTGCTAAAGGCTGCTCTAGGAACGGGTATTTTGTCGATGCCAATAGCTTTTATGTATTCAGGACTGTTTATGGGAATATTTACAACAATACTCACAGCCATTATTTGCACACATTGTGCTTATGTTcta GTAAAATGTGCACATAGACTTTATTATGCAGAACAACGATCTCAAATGACATTTGCTGAAGTATCAGAGAGAGCCTTTTTGAGAGGTCCGAAATGGGCTCAAAGCTGTGCAGTGTGTATGAGGTTTCTAATATTGTTTGCACTGTTTCTAACGTATTTTGGAACTTGTTCCGTCTATACTGTGATTGTTGCTAAAAATATACAACAg GTACTTGAACACTGGACAGGACAATTACTCAATGATCGAGTTCTAATTGCAAGTTTATTAATTCCATGCATTCTGCTGACATGGGTGCCCGATCTCAAGCGCTTAGCTCCCATTTCAATGGTTGCAAATATATTTGTAGCAAGTGGTCTTGCTATAACATGCTATTACCTCTTGGTTGAGATACAACCAATTGAGGATagaaaattcatgaaatttgaAACATTGCCAGCATTTTTTGCGATAACAATATTTGCTTTGGAAGCGATTGGAGTAATGTTGCCTCTGTCGAATAGTATGAGAACTCCGACACATTTTCTTGGTCCTTTTGGTATTCTCACTCAGGGAATGCTTGGAGTGACATTACTTTGTATAGTAATTGGATTCCTTGGTTATTGGCGATATGGTGAGGATACTGCAGAAACTATCACTTTGAATTTGCCAGTTGATGAGTT ACCTGCACAGCTTGTGAATTTGCTGATTGCCTTGGCCATGTTTTGTACATTTGGATTGCAATTCACTGTTTGTCTGGAAATCACGTGGAATggggttaaaaaatatatgcTGAATGGTTCACTCCTTGGAAATTATATTGTTAG AACTATCCTTGTTGTTGCTGCAGTTGGACTTGCAGTAGCAGTGCCTTCCATTGCTCCATTCATGGGTCTGATTGGTGCTTTCTGCTTTTCTATTCTAGGATTGATTATGCCT gttgtcattgaaataataatgaatttGGAAACTGGTTTTGGCAAATTCAATTGGATtatatggaaaaatattttgatattattttttggaatatttgcaTTAATATTTGGATCGAAGAGTGCTATAAATGATATAATGAAATTgtatgaataa